The proteins below come from a single Thermomicrobiales bacterium genomic window:
- a CDS encoding extracellular solute-binding protein: protein MRIAGPSRPVTRRSLLAGGSAALAGAILARHGDSLAQGLSGSIVLGYEGANERVGPFIEAAAQAVMAANPGTSIEIVPSTGANYLTQLAMQLFTNTAPDAFFTLAVGAGELAKGGFIRTLDDYLATWDGWAQYGERARFGVTLQDAIWALPWGLTVSFLFYRKDLFAAAGLPVDWQPASRDDIIGAAEAIKASNPDVIPYSLYSGANGETATGSEFMNLIYSNGGTLTDPNGKWYIDSCPIHGTLEHYETAFQTAAVIPQSVLTDVSPLVTIPGYFGDGELGILRESAKWYGYWTEEDAALAEQIGVAYFPGKRRPDGARGCERRLVPEPQFEEPRSRLGVHRGIQFR from the coding sequence GTGCGAATAGCAGGGCCGTCCCGCCCGGTAACACGACGATCCCTGCTAGCCGGCGGAAGCGCCGCGCTGGCGGGGGCGATCCTTGCCCGGCACGGAGATTCGCTCGCGCAGGGATTGAGCGGTTCGATCGTCCTGGGGTACGAAGGCGCGAACGAGCGAGTTGGCCCCTTCATCGAGGCCGCCGCGCAGGCGGTCATGGCAGCGAATCCGGGCACATCGATCGAGATCGTTCCGTCGACGGGCGCAAACTACCTGACCCAGTTGGCGATGCAGCTCTTCACCAATACGGCGCCCGATGCGTTCTTCACGCTGGCGGTAGGCGCTGGCGAATTGGCGAAGGGCGGCTTCATACGCACGCTGGATGACTACCTGGCCACCTGGGACGGTTGGGCGCAGTATGGCGAGCGGGCGCGTTTCGGCGTGACACTGCAGGACGCCATTTGGGCGCTTCCCTGGGGACTCACCGTCTCTTTCCTCTTCTACCGAAAAGACCTCTTCGCGGCCGCGGGACTGCCGGTCGATTGGCAACCAGCGTCCCGTGACGACATCATCGGCGCCGCTGAAGCGATCAAGGCATCGAATCCGGACGTGATCCCCTATTCGCTCTACTCCGGGGCGAACGGCGAGACCGCGACCGGGTCCGAATTCATGAATCTGATCTACTCCAATGGCGGTACCCTGACCGATCCAAACGGGAAGTGGTACATCGATAGTTGCCCGATTCATGGAACCCTCGAGCACTACGAGACCGCATTTCAGACCGCGGCAGTCATTCCCCAATCGGTACTGACCGACGTCTCGCCACTGGTGACGATTCCCGGGTACTTTGGTGACGGGGAGCTTGGCATTTTGCGTGAATCCGCCAAGTGGTACGGCTACTGGACCGAGGAAGATGCGGCGTTGGCGGAGCAGATCGGCGTCGCCTATTTTCCTGGGAAACG
- a CDS encoding sugar ABC transporter substrate-binding protein produces the protein MHSNRSARSRMRAPIDRRRLLQGAALGSAGLVLARSPMAFAQDGGLSGEITIGYEGAATGVIPYIEATAKAIEEANPDATITLQPSPGGNYATQVILQLNSGRAPDLFLLVGVAMAELAAADLIAPMDEFTGDWDGWNEYPEALRESLTYDGSVWAIPYLMDTHFLYYNKDILEKAGLPRDWTPANPTEILDAALKIKESDDSVIPYALYAGANGGNGTVSRGFIPLVYAFGGQLRDADGKFIIDSCAIRAALDYYYRAYQTDKTVPQEVMTSPQPSAAMRQAMIDGELGILYEGSWAYGPWLDDDEDWTNENIGYVMFPGDGDVAPFAVGGTGNSWFINQQAENKDLAWEFISQFNSVANQVAINVEDPHIPARADAAADPAFQETPFLSAMVGTSDSLLLTAPDRSFLQLVGIIQNATGLIATGEATPDEAATRYAEELTRVLGADNVVAQPCE, from the coding sequence ATGCATTCCAATCGTTCCGCGCGTTCTCGCATGAGAGCTCCGATCGACCGGCGGCGGCTGTTGCAAGGCGCGGCGCTGGGCAGCGCCGGGTTGGTGCTGGCACGTTCCCCGATGGCGTTCGCCCAGGATGGGGGATTGAGCGGGGAGATCACCATCGGCTACGAGGGTGCGGCCACCGGCGTCATCCCCTATATCGAAGCGACCGCCAAAGCGATCGAAGAGGCGAACCCGGACGCGACGATCACGCTTCAGCCCTCGCCGGGCGGCAACTACGCCACCCAGGTGATCCTGCAGCTCAATAGCGGCCGCGCGCCCGATCTCTTCCTGTTGGTTGGTGTGGCGATGGCCGAATTGGCCGCCGCTGATCTCATTGCCCCGATGGATGAGTTCACCGGCGACTGGGATGGATGGAACGAGTATCCGGAGGCACTGCGCGAGTCGCTGACGTACGACGGTTCGGTCTGGGCGATTCCGTATCTGATGGATACCCACTTTCTCTACTACAACAAGGACATTCTGGAAAAAGCAGGGCTCCCGCGCGACTGGACGCCCGCGAATCCAACCGAGATTCTGGACGCCGCGCTCAAGATCAAGGAGAGCGACGACAGCGTCATCCCCTATGCCCTCTATGCCGGCGCAAATGGCGGCAATGGAACGGTCTCGCGCGGGTTCATCCCGCTGGTCTATGCCTTTGGGGGGCAGTTGCGGGATGCGGATGGCAAGTTCATCATCGACAGTTGCGCGATCCGCGCCGCGCTCGACTACTACTACCGGGCGTACCAAACCGACAAGACCGTGCCGCAGGAGGTGATGACCAGTCCGCAGCCGAGTGCCGCCATGAGGCAGGCCATGATCGACGGTGAGCTCGGTATTCTCTATGAAGGATCGTGGGCCTATGGTCCGTGGCTCGATGACGATGAGGACTGGACGAACGAGAACATCGGCTATGTGATGTTCCCGGGCGATGGCGATGTCGCGCCGTTCGCGGTCGGCGGCACCGGGAATTCCTGGTTCATCAACCAGCAAGCCGAAAACAAGGATCTGGCCTGGGAGTTCATCAGCCAGTTCAACTCGGTCGCGAACCAGGTGGCGATCAACGTCGAGGATCCGCACATTCCGGCCCGGGCCGACGCCGCGGCCGATCCTGCGTTCCAGGAGACCCCGTTCCTGAGCGCGATGGTGGGAACCTCCGATTCGTTGCTGCTGACAGCGCCAGACCGCTCCTTCCTGCAGTTGGTTGGCATCATCCAGAATGCCACTGGGCTGATCGCCACCGGTGAGGCAACTCCGGACGAAGCGGCTACCCGCTACGCCGAAGAGCTGACCCGCGTGCTGGGCGCCGACAACGTGGTCGCCCAACCGTGCGAATAG